Proteins from a single region of Chloroherpeton thalassium ATCC 35110:
- the lnt gene encoding apolipoprotein N-acyltransferase, translating into MQLEKSIYKKIGLAPAILSGLLLGISFPSYPGIHLELLAWFGLVPLLLQLKELHSFREAFRQAYISMFLFVLASVWWISLSTVFGAVLTYFAQTFFMTVPVLVFFFLKERLGWKTALWALPFIWTAWEWLYLDMDISFGWLTLGNSQANLFWLVQYVDLFGTWAISFWLILFNVLLVMALEKWESDWKSAGFLKDAAKIGGAMLLLPLVYSAAIFLQADENSAERKVRVSIIQPNIDPFAKWETMTRHEILTRHLEMSDSVVAEQKPDMLVWPETTIPYFILLPNATRYREKLFSAVKKWSTPVLTGFSDAVFYADSTLRKPGAKYDRRKKQYYDTFNSAMLVRPDTNWPEVFHKIQLVPFAERVPYMEYVPFLSFATVELAGISSWGQGDEMKVFSFQTSAGDSVRVSCLICYESIYPGFTAEYAARGAEFLTVITNDGWFSKSYGPYQHAAFARLRSIETRRAMARCANTGISFFIDKYGRTYGEIPWWEALSTTEPLALSSEKSFYVRHIDLFPKLCSAMTILILTAAIGLPYWNRLGKK; encoded by the coding sequence TTGCAATTAGAAAAAAGTATCTATAAAAAGATTGGTCTTGCACCAGCCATTCTTTCTGGTTTGTTGTTAGGCATTTCTTTTCCTTCCTATCCAGGCATTCATTTAGAGCTGCTCGCTTGGTTTGGGCTTGTCCCGCTACTTTTGCAACTCAAAGAACTTCATTCGTTCAGAGAAGCTTTTAGGCAGGCCTATATTTCCATGTTCCTGTTTGTTTTGGCATCTGTCTGGTGGATTTCTCTCTCAACGGTTTTTGGCGCTGTGTTGACCTACTTTGCCCAAACCTTTTTTATGACCGTTCCAGTGCTCGTTTTCTTTTTTCTCAAAGAGCGGCTCGGTTGGAAAACGGCGCTTTGGGCGTTGCCATTCATTTGGACTGCTTGGGAATGGCTGTATCTCGACATGGATATTTCCTTTGGTTGGCTCACTTTGGGAAATTCGCAAGCCAATTTGTTTTGGTTGGTACAATATGTGGATTTGTTCGGCACGTGGGCAATTTCTTTTTGGCTGATTCTTTTCAATGTGTTGCTCGTGATGGCGCTTGAAAAATGGGAATCCGATTGGAAAAGTGCGGGTTTTTTGAAAGATGCCGCCAAAATCGGAGGCGCGATGCTTTTGCTCCCGCTTGTGTATTCAGCGGCGATTTTTTTGCAAGCTGATGAGAACAGCGCGGAGCGGAAAGTTCGCGTATCAATTATTCAGCCAAACATCGATCCGTTTGCCAAATGGGAAACCATGACGCGCCATGAAATTTTAACGCGTCATTTGGAGATGAGCGATTCAGTTGTGGCCGAGCAAAAACCCGACATGCTGGTTTGGCCAGAAACCACCATTCCATACTTTATTCTGTTGCCAAACGCAACGCGTTATAGAGAAAAACTTTTTTCGGCTGTCAAAAAATGGAGTACGCCTGTTTTAACGGGATTTTCCGATGCCGTTTTTTATGCGGATAGCACGCTGCGAAAACCCGGAGCGAAATATGATCGGCGAAAAAAACAATATTACGACACGTTCAACTCGGCGATGCTGGTTCGGCCTGATACAAACTGGCCTGAAGTTTTTCATAAAATCCAGTTAGTGCCTTTTGCCGAGCGCGTGCCTTACATGGAATATGTTCCTTTTCTTTCCTTTGCAACCGTAGAGTTGGCGGGCATTTCAAGCTGGGGGCAAGGCGATGAAATGAAAGTCTTTTCGTTTCAAACCAGCGCTGGCGATTCGGTTCGAGTCAGCTGTTTGATTTGTTATGAATCAATCTATCCGGGCTTTACGGCGGAATACGCCGCGCGTGGGGCTGAATTTTTAACCGTCATTACAAACGACGGATGGTTTTCCAAATCCTACGGGCCGTACCAACATGCCGCGTTTGCGCGACTCCGATCGATTGAAACACGCCGCGCAATGGCTCGCTGTGCAAACACGGGCATTTCGTTTTTCATCGATAAATACGGCAGAACTTACGGCGAAATTCCCTGGTGGGAAGCGCTTTCAACCACCGAGCCGCTGGCGCTTTCATCGGAAAAAAGCTTTTATGTTCGCCACATCGATTTATTTCCAAAACTGTGCAGCGCAATGACCATTTTGATTTTAACCGCAGCGATCGGCCTGCCATACTGGAACCGATTGGGAAAAAAATAA
- a CDS encoding bacteriochlorophyll a protein, with protein sequence MALFGSAESTVARADYEIILEGGTSTWGKVKGRANINVPPAIPLLPTDCNIKIKAKPIGSSNDVVRFTCMIEAAVDSTIKKLSVEADIANESSDRRVSVGEGVVTVGDFSHAFAFEGSVVNLVYYKSDVIRRNVPNPRYIQGRQFHDILMKVPLENDDLIQTWEATLQAARSGSANFNSWIRDFWFIGPAQTTLYEGGQSISNIEIASIGTEGGGSNGAPLGVTNWRFSHAASGIIDSISRWTELFPVEKLLKREAQIEGAFRSDSQGIEVKVDGELPGVSVDAGGGLRRVLNHPLVPLVHHGMVGKLNDFKIDAQLTVQLPKGYKLRYAAPQYKSQNAETYKWFGGTYAKWAEHVCKGGTGQFDILYAQ encoded by the coding sequence ATGGCTCTCTTCGGCTCAGCTGAATCTACAGTAGCCCGCGCTGATTATGAAATCATTCTCGAGGGCGGCACAAGCACGTGGGGCAAAGTGAAAGGACGTGCAAATATCAATGTACCTCCTGCAATTCCTTTGCTTCCAACAGATTGCAACATCAAGATTAAAGCAAAACCAATCGGCTCTTCAAACGATGTGGTTCGTTTTACTTGCATGATTGAGGCGGCGGTTGATAGCACAATCAAAAAGCTTTCCGTAGAAGCTGACATTGCAAATGAATCTTCCGATCGCCGCGTTTCCGTTGGTGAAGGCGTTGTGACCGTCGGCGATTTCAGTCATGCGTTCGCTTTTGAAGGTTCTGTCGTAAACCTTGTTTACTACAAATCCGATGTGATTCGCCGCAATGTTCCGAATCCTCGTTACATACAAGGTCGCCAGTTCCATGACATTTTGATGAAAGTTCCGCTTGAAAACGATGACTTGATTCAAACATGGGAAGCCACTTTGCAAGCCGCACGCAGCGGTAGCGCAAACTTCAACTCATGGATTCGCGACTTCTGGTTCATCGGCCCGGCACAAACCACTTTGTATGAAGGCGGTCAATCAATTTCCAACATTGAAATTGCCAGCATCGGCACAGAAGGCGGCGGCTCCAATGGTGCTCCGCTTGGCGTAACCAACTGGCGTTTCTCACATGCAGCTTCCGGTATCATTGATTCTATCTCAAGATGGACGGAACTTTTCCCTGTTGAGAAATTACTCAAACGCGAAGCTCAAATTGAAGGTGCTTTCCGTTCAGACTCACAAGGTATTGAAGTTAAAGTGGATGGCGAATTGCCAGGCGTTTCTGTTGATGCTGGCGGTGGATTGCGCAGAGTTCTCAACCACCCGTTAGTTCCGTTGGTTCACCACGGTATGGTTGGTAAATTGAACGACTTCAAGATCGATGCGCAGCTTACCGTTCAACTTCCAAAAGGTTATAAGCTTCGTTATGCTGCACCACAATACAAATCACAAAATGCTGAAACCTACAAGTGGTTTGGTGGTACTTATGCAAAATGGGCTGAGCATGTCTGCAAAGGCGGCACCGGCCAATTCGACATTTTGTATGCTCAATAA
- the gltB gene encoding glutamate synthase large subunit, with protein MTACEFDDMEKSSCGVGFITSRKGISNHAHLEQALHALRCVEYRGACGVDQISSDGAGLMTDIPFELFGFEKGSMAVTTLFLPSDTELRRHILKMLGETFAFLGLQIEGYREVPVNPDVLGEEARQTMPMILHAFIARPDYCRTDASFNRLLFHAKQTMRNQTRSLGILGEYFFSSLSSNTIVYKALTTSEGLDKFYLDLQNPAFKTRFALFHRRFSTNTRTSWDKAQPFRVIAHNGEINTVAGNRSWAASREKSLGLIPNEVITRVGVSDSGNLNEMVEALHHRSSIPRIEDILAIMIPPADRDNTFYRFWRRAMEPWDGPASVVFSDGQTIGARLDRNGFRPARWAMTDDYFYLCSDAGAFKIDEEAVIAKGALHAGKGVAIDIETGRVDFKDPSEAGENEGATFDARLINPEFKEVQQTKPSRNLSQKALFGYSDEDMQKMLIPMIQTGKEPIGSMGDTARYAIFSDQPRSFFDYFYQRFAQVTNPPVDYIRERSVTNLRTTLGRRPNIFAPKELIPPPPAIEVKSPVLSLAQMEYVCTYKDVECGYGGICATEFDMTFKRDEGAIGFRARLNQVASEVVAAVAKGTTIIILSDQNADFDNPPIPSLLMLRTVVNALNNAGTRLNAAILVHSAEVRNTHHLAALIGFGAACVCPYLALEIARYETHPEFEGLSADEKEQNLLKAFETGLLKIMAKMGISVLRSYQSAKLFTAIGLGQGLISDFFPGLNSVIGGVEINDVAEDVLKRVQAAEQLTGEPKLFKTYQYKEHNKGAEGEKHYMTSARAKVVHQLVRDEAFTPDPECETYQEYLKLGEAVEPVSLRHAFDFHFSEKKISLDEVEAREAILKRFGTGGMSFGAINAESQRDLILAMKEIGGRSNSGEGGENPYYFTEGVTSTMKQIASGRFGVTAEYLRAANELQIKISQGAKPGEGGQLMSVKVGEEIARARHALPGTDLISPPPMHDIYSIEDLKELIYELKQLHPTARVNVKLTAGEGIGTIAVGVAKAGADSIHISGGDGGTGAATLTSMKHAGLPWEIGLVKVHRALVENGLRKTVRLSVDGGLSTGKDIIVAAVLGADEYEFGKLLLVAQGCIMARICEKNTCPTGIATHDPKFKAKYKGTKTHVVRLMQILAEDVRRHLASLGVKSIEEIIGRADLLCSNERHLELINKRKLDFSFFFNGSAPESGTGKSVFYEGISPLNQSILEKMRSVIAKDGRTKLACNIKSVDRAIPATLAGEIAMKGSRYSKSDESAAKSETPFKGQIQIDFTGSAGQGFGVFMVPGMYIRLFGEANDSVCKSMSGGKMVIRPNVKAAFKAEQNSIIGNCALYGATGGTLYVNGLAGDRFAVRNSGATAVVEGAGLHACEYMTNGTVVILGKVSNNLGAGMTGGKLFLYSDQENCINKEYIAGVALTEDDAAELKSILEDYLKETDSNTARFILMHWETACNNFKKYLPISEVKKLNS; from the coding sequence ATGACAGCTTGCGAATTTGACGATATGGAAAAATCCTCTTGTGGCGTCGGATTTATTACGAGTCGTAAAGGCATTAGCAATCATGCGCATTTGGAGCAGGCGCTCCATGCACTTCGGTGCGTGGAATATCGCGGCGCATGTGGCGTTGATCAGATTTCAAGCGACGGCGCCGGCCTGATGACTGATATTCCGTTTGAACTGTTCGGTTTTGAAAAAGGCTCCATGGCCGTAACCACTTTGTTTTTACCATCCGATACGGAACTGCGTCGGCATATTTTAAAAATGCTCGGCGAAACCTTCGCGTTTCTCGGCTTGCAAATCGAAGGTTATCGCGAAGTGCCGGTGAATCCTGATGTGCTCGGTGAAGAGGCTCGCCAGACGATGCCGATGATTCTTCATGCGTTTATCGCGCGACCGGATTATTGCCGCACCGACGCCTCGTTCAATAGATTGCTTTTTCACGCAAAACAGACCATGCGAAATCAAACCCGTTCGCTGGGTATCCTTGGCGAGTATTTCTTCTCGTCGCTTTCCTCGAACACGATTGTTTATAAAGCCTTGACGACTTCGGAAGGCTTGGATAAATTTTACCTTGATTTGCAAAATCCGGCGTTCAAAACGCGCTTTGCGCTGTTTCATCGCCGGTTCAGCACGAACACGCGCACCTCGTGGGACAAAGCTCAGCCCTTCCGCGTGATTGCGCACAACGGCGAAATCAACACGGTGGCCGGCAACCGCTCGTGGGCGGCTTCGCGCGAAAAATCGCTCGGGCTGATTCCGAACGAAGTTATCACGCGCGTTGGCGTCAGCGATTCAGGCAACTTGAACGAAATGGTCGAAGCTCTGCATCATCGGAGCAGCATCCCGCGCATCGAAGACATTTTGGCGATTATGATTCCGCCCGCCGATCGCGACAACACCTTTTACCGATTCTGGCGCCGAGCCATGGAGCCTTGGGACGGCCCGGCAAGCGTCGTCTTTTCCGACGGCCAAACCATCGGCGCGCGCTTGGATAGAAACGGTTTCCGTCCGGCTCGCTGGGCGATGACCGACGATTATTTTTACCTGTGCTCCGACGCGGGCGCGTTTAAAATTGACGAAGAAGCTGTCATCGCGAAAGGCGCGCTTCATGCTGGAAAAGGCGTGGCCATCGATATTGAAACCGGACGAGTCGATTTCAAAGACCCAAGCGAAGCCGGCGAAAACGAAGGCGCGACATTCGACGCGCGTCTGATTAACCCTGAATTTAAGGAAGTTCAGCAAACCAAGCCGAGCCGGAATTTATCGCAAAAAGCCCTTTTCGGATATAGCGACGAGGATATGCAAAAAATGCTCATCCCGATGATTCAAACCGGCAAAGAACCTATCGGCTCGATGGGCGACACGGCGCGCTATGCGATTTTCTCCGACCAGCCGCGCTCGTTTTTTGATTATTTCTATCAGCGATTTGCGCAGGTCACCAACCCGCCGGTCGACTACATTCGCGAACGCAGCGTCACCAATTTGCGCACGACGCTTGGCCGCCGCCCGAATATTTTTGCGCCAAAAGAACTCATTCCGCCGCCGCCGGCAATCGAAGTCAAAAGCCCTGTGCTGAGCCTTGCGCAAATGGAATATGTTTGCACGTATAAAGACGTGGAATGCGGCTATGGCGGCATTTGCGCCACGGAATTCGACATGACCTTCAAGCGCGACGAAGGCGCAATCGGCTTCCGCGCGCGGCTCAATCAAGTGGCAAGCGAAGTCGTGGCGGCGGTCGCCAAAGGCACAACGATTATTATTTTAAGCGATCAAAACGCGGATTTCGACAACCCGCCGATTCCGAGCCTTTTGATGCTTCGCACGGTCGTAAACGCGCTGAACAATGCCGGCACGCGCCTGAACGCCGCCATTTTGGTGCATTCCGCCGAAGTCCGCAACACGCATCATCTTGCGGCGCTTATCGGATTTGGCGCGGCGTGTGTTTGCCCGTATCTCGCGTTGGAAATTGCGCGCTACGAAACTCATCCTGAGTTTGAAGGGCTTTCCGCCGACGAAAAAGAGCAAAATTTGCTGAAAGCGTTTGAAACCGGCTTGCTGAAAATTATGGCGAAAATGGGTATTTCGGTTCTCAGAAGTTATCAGAGCGCGAAGCTTTTCACGGCGATTGGCCTTGGACAAGGGCTTATCAGCGACTTTTTTCCCGGCCTGAACAGCGTGATTGGCGGCGTTGAAATCAACGACGTGGCCGAAGACGTGCTGAAACGCGTGCAAGCCGCCGAACAACTCACGGGCGAGCCGAAATTGTTTAAGACCTACCAATATAAAGAACATAACAAAGGCGCTGAGGGAGAAAAACACTACATGACAAGCGCTCGCGCCAAAGTGGTGCATCAGCTGGTGCGCGACGAAGCTTTTACGCCCGATCCTGAATGCGAAACCTATCAAGAATATTTGAAGCTCGGCGAAGCGGTTGAGCCCGTTAGTTTGCGCCATGCGTTTGATTTTCATTTTTCGGAAAAAAAGATTTCGCTTGATGAAGTAGAAGCGCGTGAGGCGATTTTGAAACGCTTCGGCACGGGCGGCATGTCGTTTGGCGCGATTAACGCCGAATCGCAGCGCGATTTGATTTTGGCCATGAAGGAAATCGGCGGTCGCAGCAACAGCGGCGAGGGCGGCGAAAATCCATATTATTTTACTGAAGGCGTCACTTCCACGATGAAGCAAATTGCGTCGGGGCGGTTCGGCGTGACGGCGGAATATTTGCGCGCGGCAAACGAACTGCAAATCAAAATTTCGCAAGGTGCAAAACCTGGTGAAGGCGGGCAGTTGATGAGCGTGAAAGTGGGCGAAGAGATTGCCCGCGCCCGGCACGCACTTCCCGGCACAGATTTGATTTCGCCGCCGCCGATGCACGACATTTACAGCATCGAGGATTTAAAAGAACTAATTTATGAACTGAAGCAGCTTCACCCGACCGCGCGAGTGAATGTGAAACTCACGGCGGGCGAAGGCATTGGGACGATTGCTGTCGGTGTGGCAAAAGCCGGTGCAGATTCCATTCATATCAGCGGCGGCGACGGCGGTACGGGCGCGGCGACGCTCACTTCCATGAAGCACGCCGGTTTGCCATGGGAAATCGGCTTGGTCAAAGTGCATCGGGCACTCGTGGAAAACGGACTGCGCAAAACCGTTCGCCTGAGCGTCGACGGCGGGCTTTCCACTGGAAAAGATATTATCGTGGCGGCTGTTTTGGGCGCGGACGAATACGAGTTTGGCAAATTGTTGCTCGTGGCGCAAGGCTGCATTATGGCGCGAATTTGCGAAAAAAATACCTGCCCGACGGGCATCGCCACACACGACCCGAAGTTTAAAGCAAAATACAAAGGCACGAAAACGCATGTCGTTCGCTTAATGCAAATCTTGGCCGAAGATGTCCGCCGGCATTTGGCCTCGCTGGGGGTGAAGTCCATTGAAGAAATCATCGGACGAGCTGATTTACTTTGTTCAAACGAGCGTCATCTTGAGCTTATCAACAAGCGCAAGCTGGATTTCAGCTTTTTCTTCAACGGCTCGGCGCCGGAGTCTGGCACAGGGAAAAGCGTTTTTTATGAAGGCATTAGCCCGCTCAATCAATCCATTTTGGAAAAAATGCGCAGCGTGATTGCCAAAGATGGACGCACGAAACTGGCATGCAACATCAAATCCGTTGATCGTGCGATTCCAGCCACGCTTGCTGGCGAAATCGCCATGAAGGGCAGTCGATACAGCAAATCGGACGAAAGCGCCGCAAAGTCCGAAACGCCGTTTAAAGGTCAGATTCAAATTGATTTTACCGGAAGCGCAGGGCAAGGCTTTGGCGTATTTATGGTGCCGGGCATGTACATTCGGCTTTTCGGTGAAGCCAACGACTCGGTTTGCAAATCGATGTCGGGCGGAAAAATGGTGATTCGCCCAAATGTGAAAGCGGCGTTCAAGGCGGAGCAGAACTCGATTATCGGCAACTGCGCGCTATACGGCGCAACTGGCGGCACGCTTTATGTGAACGGGCTTGCGGGCGATCGTTTCGCGGTTCGCAACAGCGGCGCAACGGCGGTGGTTGAGGGTGCGGGGCTTCACGCTTGCGAATACATGACAAATGGCACGGTCGTCATTCTTGGGAAGGTTTCAAACAATCTCGGCGCGGGCATGACCGGCGGCAAACTCTTTCTTTACAGCGATCAAGAAAATTGCATCAACAAAGAATACATTGCCGGCGTGGCACTAACGGAGGACGACGCAGCCGAATTAAAGTCCATTCTTGAAGATTATTTAAAAGAAACTGACAGCAACACCGCGCGGTTCATTCTTATGCACTGGGAAACGGCTTGCAATAACTTCAAGAAATATCTACCAATTTCTGAAGTAAAAAAGCTGAACAGTTAG
- a CDS encoding pentapeptide repeat-containing protein, with protein sequence MDFLFAVLAALFAVFGDIIFAFLLVWLSGAWGLKLREVPLPEGHVKSPRRFLFHLLWRAGLLTSMPLFVLTAAWQFPILIWIFGALLLLFSVALLLVWLTLGSEPIKEATRKVISFLEHLWLWKIGDEQKELYETHIRWRFAWWGVRTRRSRRNFSFFKLLARMRPLWLMLSVFIIPLLLWLLWWFFIPDALNQAFFLSEKDIARVVMEILKHNTGVWTLIAVLLGAFPAWVIWAFRDRNNLMQIENQRKDINLKDFQKLSEWASGAHLPEKKRIETRSDSEENKGKSVTTESFERMEGILHSHPTRRDGAASLQIAAVYQLEAFLRGDYGEFFRRPAFQLLKSLWLSLMQPHVEAWREVEKAMEEALNVEAKEKRERLNKWKENHFWPWRNKLRETIGSPLGQALTTVLAAEAGKIFRDHAPDLPGACFAGLNHSLPSLKPLELDALNLNGIIFQGADLRAANLQGADLISANLQGADLISANLQGADLRAANLQGADLSSANLQGADLSSANLQGAVLWLANLQGAVLWLANLQGADLSDAKLQGAVLSFANLQGADLRSAKLQGADLRSANLQGADLRSANLQGAYLRSANLQGAYLRSAKLQGADLSEANLQGADLDSAKLQGAYLRNIEIDEKTDFNGATADGKTKIQAGKWEIDILNIGEFTLDEEKSRALREQVVKQGVWFVEDEET encoded by the coding sequence ATGGATTTCCTCTTTGCCGTACTTGCCGCGCTTTTTGCCGTATTTGGGGACATTATTTTTGCTTTTCTGCTTGTTTGGCTCAGCGGTGCGTGGGGTTTAAAGCTGCGTGAAGTCCCTTTGCCCGAAGGTCATGTTAAAAGTCCGCGTCGGTTTTTATTTCATCTGCTATGGCGAGCGGGCTTGCTTACCTCGATGCCGCTTTTCGTTTTAACCGCCGCTTGGCAGTTTCCCATCCTTATTTGGATTTTCGGCGCGCTATTGCTTCTCTTTTCGGTCGCCCTGCTGCTGGTTTGGCTGACTTTGGGAAGTGAGCCGATAAAAGAAGCAACCCGAAAAGTCATTTCTTTCCTTGAACATCTTTGGCTGTGGAAAATAGGCGACGAGCAGAAAGAATTATATGAAACGCATATTCGTTGGCGATTTGCTTGGTGGGGCGTGCGCACCCGTCGCAGCCGGAGAAACTTTAGCTTTTTTAAGCTGCTTGCCCGAATGCGCCCGCTTTGGCTCATGCTTTCCGTCTTCATCATACCGTTATTATTATGGTTGCTCTGGTGGTTTTTTATCCCTGACGCATTGAATCAGGCGTTTTTCCTGTCGGAAAAAGACATCGCCCGCGTTGTTATGGAAATTTTAAAACACAACACGGGCGTTTGGACGCTTATTGCCGTTTTGCTCGGCGCTTTTCCCGCTTGGGTGATTTGGGCGTTTCGAGACCGCAACAACCTGATGCAAATTGAAAACCAACGCAAAGACATTAACCTCAAGGACTTCCAAAAACTTTCCGAATGGGCTTCCGGCGCACATTTGCCGGAAAAAAAACGCATTGAAACGCGCTCCGATTCGGAAGAAAACAAAGGCAAATCGGTTACAACCGAATCCTTTGAGCGGATGGAGGGGATTTTACACAGCCATCCCACACGGCGCGACGGCGCGGCCTCGCTGCAAATTGCCGCCGTCTACCAGCTTGAAGCCTTTTTGCGCGGCGATTACGGCGAGTTTTTCCGCCGCCCGGCCTTTCAATTGCTCAAAAGCCTTTGGCTCTCGCTCATGCAGCCGCATGTAGAAGCATGGCGCGAAGTAGAAAAAGCAATGGAAGAGGCTTTAAATGTTGAGGCAAAGGAAAAACGGGAAAGGTTAAACAAATGGAAAGAGAATCACTTTTGGCCTTGGCGAAATAAACTGCGAGAAACCATCGGCAGCCCTTTGGGGCAGGCGCTCACGACGGTGCTTGCCGCCGAAGCGGGAAAAATTTTCCGCGACCATGCCCCCGATTTGCCCGGCGCCTGTTTCGCCGGCCTGAACCACTCGTTGCCAAGCCTAAAACCGCTTGAATTGGATGCCCTAAATCTTAACGGCATCATCTTTCAGGGCGCAGACCTCCGTGCTGCAAATCTTCAGGGCGCAGACCTCATTTCTGCAAATCTTCAGGGCGCAGACCTCATTTCTGCAAATCTTCAGGGCGCAGACCTCCGTGCTGCAAATCTTCAGGGCGCAGACCTCAGTTCTGCAAATCTTCAGGGCGCAGACCTCAGTTCTGCAAATCTTCAGGGCGCAGTCCTCTGGCTGGCAAATCTTCAGGGCGCAGTCCTCTGGCTGGCAAATCTTCAGGGCGCAGACCTCAGTGATGCAAAACTTCAGGGCGCAGTCCTCAGTTTTGCAAATCTTCAGGGCGCAGACCTCCGTTCTGCAAAACTTCAGGGCGCAGACCTCCGTTCTGCAAATCTTCAGGGCGCAGACCTCCGTTCTGCAAATCTTCAGGGCGCATACCTCCGTTCTGCAAATCTTCAGGGCGCATACCTCCGTTCTGCAAAACTTCAGGGCGCAGACCTCAGTGAGGCAAATCTTCAGGGCGCAGACCTCGATTCTGCAAAGCTTCAGGGCGCATACCTCAGAAATATTGAAATTGATGAGAAAACGGATTTCAACGGCGCGACAGCCGATGGCAAAACGAAAATTCAAGCTGGAAAATGGGAAATCGATATACTAAACATCGGTGAATTCACTCTTGATGAGGAAAAAAGCCGTGCCTTGCGGGAGCAAGTGGTAAAGCAGGGGGTATGGTTTGTGGAAGATGAGGAGACATGA
- the dut gene encoding dUTP diphosphatase, whose amino-acid sequence MIRIHCKKLHPEARLPKYATEGAAGMDISACLDEPISVEAQSVALVPTGLALEIPPGYEAQLRPRSGLALKHLISLPNAPATIDADFRGELKVILINHGKDAFEVKHGDRIAQMVIAKVEKVAVVEVAALSETKRGEGGFGHTGVEG is encoded by the coding sequence ATGATTCGAATTCATTGTAAAAAATTGCACCCTGAAGCGCGGTTGCCAAAGTACGCAACCGAAGGCGCGGCGGGAATGGATATTTCCGCGTGTCTTGACGAGCCAATTAGCGTTGAAGCGCAAAGCGTGGCGCTCGTTCCAACCGGCCTAGCACTTGAAATTCCACCTGGCTATGAGGCTCAACTTCGCCCACGCAGCGGACTTGCCTTAAAGCATCTGATTTCGTTGCCGAATGCGCCAGCCACCATCGACGCGGACTTTCGCGGGGAGTTGAAGGTGATTTTAATTAATCATGGAAAAGACGCGTTTGAGGTTAAGCATGGCGATAGAATTGCGCAGATGGTCATTGCGAAGGTTGAAAAAGTTGCTGTTGTTGAAGTTGCGGCGCTCTCAGAAACCAAGCGCGGCGAAGGCGGCTTTGGGCACACCGGCGTTGAGGGCTAA